In a single window of the Subtercola sp. PAMC28395 genome:
- a CDS encoding ABC transporter permease, producing the protein MSDRTSGRPESRGSARISALVWGLVGLIVLVVLWEGYKAFGPASGVQLFDTSILPRTDDRSMPHLLAMVQRALEPVNSSAGSQAVWVAVVAAALTSLGVAAVGWAIGSVVGFLLALLMQRLQVAERAVLPWLILSQTVPLIALAPVIVAWGGKIQIGAFSWDRWMSVAVIASYLAFFPVAVGALRGLQSPDTIHVELMHTYNAGWFKTLLHLRLPASVPFLLPALRLGAASAIVGTVVAEVSTGYKGGIGRMIIEFAQSGTSDPAKAYAPIAGAVILGLASAGLVALLGLALKRFNRQEASS; encoded by the coding sequence ATGAGCGATCGCACCTCAGGCAGGCCAGAGTCGAGAGGGTCGGCGCGCATCAGCGCCCTCGTCTGGGGTCTGGTCGGCCTGATCGTGCTCGTCGTGCTGTGGGAGGGGTACAAGGCCTTCGGGCCGGCCTCCGGCGTGCAACTGTTCGACACGAGCATCCTGCCTCGTACAGACGACCGCTCGATGCCTCACCTGCTCGCGATGGTGCAGCGTGCGCTCGAACCGGTGAACTCCTCTGCCGGGTCACAGGCGGTCTGGGTCGCGGTGGTTGCGGCTGCACTGACCAGCCTCGGCGTGGCAGCTGTGGGCTGGGCGATCGGCTCGGTGGTGGGGTTTCTGCTGGCACTGCTCATGCAACGCCTGCAGGTCGCTGAACGCGCCGTTCTGCCGTGGCTGATTCTGAGCCAGACCGTGCCGCTGATCGCCCTCGCACCCGTGATCGTGGCCTGGGGCGGAAAGATCCAGATCGGTGCCTTCTCCTGGGACAGGTGGATGTCGGTGGCCGTCATCGCCTCCTACCTCGCGTTCTTCCCGGTGGCGGTGGGGGCGCTCCGCGGCCTGCAGTCACCCGACACCATCCACGTCGAGCTGATGCACACGTACAATGCCGGGTGGTTCAAGACCCTGCTTCACCTTCGGCTACCCGCCAGCGTGCCCTTTCTCCTGCCGGCCCTCCGTCTGGGTGCTGCGAGCGCGATCGTCGGTACGGTCGTCGCCGAGGTCTCCACCGGGTACAAGGGCGGAATCGGGCGCATGATCATCGAATTCGCCCAATCTGGCACCTCCGACCCCGCCAAGGCCTACGCCCCGATCGCGGGCGCCGTAATCCTGGGGCTGGCCTCTGCAGGGCTTGTCGCGCTGCTCGGGCTCGCCCTCAAACGCTTCAACCGCCAGGAGGCGTCATCGTGA
- a CDS encoding ABC transporter ATP-binding protein: MTDSTQAPAAPITAEPAIVVSGANKIFQVAKGAEVRALDDINLSVAPGEFVSLIGPSGCGKSTLLRLIADLDTATSGDISVFGKTARQARIDQEYGIAFQSAGLLPWRTVQANIELPLELHGIGKAERAARAEELIELVGLTDFRSRFPDQLSGGMQQRVAIARSLAERPKLLLMDEPFGALDEMTRERMQQELVRICSETGAAVVFVTHSIPEAVFLSDRVVVMSPRPGRIVDIVDIDLGPGTERSEVLRDNPAYYAGVIAVREALHGRAAAPLGADLR, encoded by the coding sequence GTGACCGACAGTACCCAGGCCCCGGCCGCACCGATCACCGCCGAGCCTGCCATCGTCGTCAGCGGGGCCAACAAGATCTTCCAGGTCGCCAAGGGCGCCGAAGTCCGGGCGCTCGACGACATCAACCTCTCCGTCGCTCCCGGCGAATTCGTCTCGCTGATCGGGCCGTCCGGGTGTGGCAAGAGCACACTGCTCCGCCTGATTGCCGACCTCGACACGGCAACCAGCGGCGACATCAGCGTGTTCGGCAAGACAGCCCGGCAGGCACGCATCGACCAGGAGTACGGAATCGCGTTCCAGAGCGCCGGGCTGCTTCCCTGGCGCACGGTTCAGGCCAACATCGAGTTGCCCCTCGAACTCCACGGCATCGGCAAGGCCGAGCGGGCCGCTCGCGCCGAAGAGCTCATCGAACTCGTCGGCCTCACGGACTTCCGGTCGCGCTTCCCCGACCAGCTCTCCGGCGGCATGCAGCAGCGAGTCGCCATCGCCCGGTCGCTGGCCGAACGCCCGAAGCTCCTCCTGATGGATGAGCCGTTCGGTGCGCTCGACGAGATGACCAGGGAGCGCATGCAGCAGGAACTCGTGCGCATCTGCTCCGAAACGGGTGCTGCTGTAGTCTTTGTCACCCACTCGATCCCTGAGGCGGTCTTCCTCTCCGACCGGGTGGTCGTCATGTCTCCCCGCCCGGGGCGGATCGTCGACATCGTCGACATCGACCTGGGCCCCGGCACCGAGCGCAGCGAGGTTCTCCGAGATAATCCCGCCTACTACGCCGGCGTCATCGCCGTTCGCGAGGCGCTGCACGGCCGTGCAGCCGCTCCTCTGGGGGCTGATCTCCGATGA
- a CDS encoding ABC transporter permease, with protein sequence MTSERVTALAGPSSPLVAALPGESVSPVAAQGGATRGQGGRWIARSIVPPLVLGLAFLLLWQLAVLAFDIKPYLLPSPTDIAGQLVTVFPLLWSSMLATGLNALIGVVVGGLLAVVLALLASRLTILDRMIVPIVAGIAVVPIVAVAPILNTMFGSTSDTPRRIVVLIVVFAPIFINTLRGLRQVRPVHRDLMRAYAASDWQLTRTVTLPGAVPFIFTGLRIAAPLGVISAIVAEYFGGLQNGLGSRITSAAANSAYPRAWAYVFGAIVLGLVFYGASLLLERLATRRRA encoded by the coding sequence ATGACCAGCGAACGGGTCACGGCCCTGGCCGGGCCTTCTTCGCCTCTGGTCGCGGCGCTTCCCGGCGAATCGGTATCTCCGGTCGCAGCACAGGGCGGTGCCACGCGCGGACAAGGAGGCCGGTGGATCGCCAGGTCGATCGTTCCTCCGCTCGTTCTGGGCCTCGCGTTCCTCCTGCTCTGGCAGCTTGCCGTGCTCGCGTTCGACATCAAGCCCTATCTGCTGCCGAGCCCGACCGACATCGCCGGCCAACTCGTCACTGTCTTTCCGTTGCTCTGGTCGTCGATGCTCGCGACAGGCCTCAATGCCCTGATTGGAGTCGTCGTCGGCGGCCTGCTCGCGGTCGTGCTGGCACTCCTGGCCTCCCGCCTCACGATCTTGGACCGGATGATCGTGCCGATCGTGGCGGGAATCGCCGTCGTGCCCATTGTCGCCGTCGCACCCATCCTGAACACGATGTTCGGCTCCACCTCTGACACTCCCAGGCGCATCGTCGTGCTGATCGTCGTCTTCGCGCCCATCTTCATCAACACCCTGCGGGGGCTTCGCCAGGTGAGGCCGGTGCACCGCGATCTCATGCGGGCGTACGCGGCATCCGACTGGCAGCTGACCCGAACAGTCACACTGCCGGGCGCTGTGCCGTTCATCTTCACCGGGCTGCGCATCGCTGCGCCTCTCGGGGTCATCTCCGCCATCGTGGCCGAATACTTCGGCGGGCTTCAGAACGGCCTCGGTTCGCGCATCACCTCTGCCGCGGCCAACAGCGCCTACCCCCGTGCCTGGGCCTATGTGTTCGGAGCGATCGTGCTCGGGCTCGTCTTCTACGGCGCGAGCCTGCTCCTCGAACGGCTCGCCACCCGGCGGCGTGCCTGA
- a CDS encoding ABC transporter substrate-binding protein, with protein MKHGKRITLGVAAIAASAALVLSGCSSSSSTPAPSATAGALTPVKLQLQWFTQAQFAGYYAALDQGYFKDQGLDVTIVEGGTDIVPQTQLADGAVDYAVAWVPKALASREQGAGITDVAQILQKSGTLQVSMAAKNITTSADLKGKVVGNWGYGNEFEMFAGITKAGLDPAKDVSLVQQNFDEAGLLDGSIDAAQAMTYNEYAQILETMNPATGKLYQPSDLNVINWNDEGTAMLQDAIWANTDKLKNDQAYQATTVKFLTAALKGWIYARDNPQKAADIVVAKGSQLGASHQLWQTNEINKLIWPSPDGIGIIDTAAWKQTVDVAMTAKNLEGTTVITKAPDADAYDNTYVQKALDALKADGVDTTGTSFKPITVTLTEGGK; from the coding sequence ATGAAACACGGCAAACGCATCACCCTCGGCGTGGCGGCCATCGCCGCGTCGGCAGCACTCGTACTCTCGGGCTGCTCGAGTTCGTCGAGCACCCCGGCACCCTCGGCGACCGCGGGGGCGCTGACGCCAGTGAAACTGCAATTGCAGTGGTTCACCCAGGCACAGTTCGCCGGGTACTACGCCGCGCTCGACCAGGGCTACTTCAAGGACCAGGGCCTCGACGTCACCATCGTCGAGGGTGGCACCGACATCGTGCCGCAGACCCAGCTCGCCGATGGCGCAGTCGACTACGCCGTGGCCTGGGTACCCAAGGCGCTGGCCTCCCGAGAGCAGGGCGCCGGCATCACCGACGTTGCTCAGATCCTCCAGAAATCCGGCACACTGCAGGTCTCCATGGCAGCCAAGAACATCACGACTTCGGCCGATCTCAAGGGCAAGGTCGTCGGCAACTGGGGCTATGGCAACGAGTTCGAGATGTTCGCCGGTATCACCAAGGCAGGCCTCGACCCGGCGAAAGACGTCTCTCTCGTGCAGCAGAACTTCGACGAGGCGGGTCTTCTCGACGGTTCCATCGATGCGGCACAGGCGATGACGTACAACGAGTACGCGCAGATCCTCGAGACGATGAACCCGGCAACCGGCAAGCTATACCAGCCCAGTGACCTCAACGTCATCAACTGGAACGACGAGGGAACGGCAATGCTCCAGGATGCGATCTGGGCGAACACCGACAAACTGAAGAACGACCAGGCGTACCAGGCCACGACGGTCAAGTTCCTGACGGCCGCACTGAAAGGCTGGATCTACGCACGCGACAACCCCCAGAAGGCTGCAGACATCGTGGTGGCCAAGGGCTCGCAACTCGGTGCCAGTCACCAGCTGTGGCAGACCAACGAGATCAACAAGCTGATCTGGCCGTCACCCGACGGCATCGGAATCATCGACACAGCGGCCTGGAAGCAGACCGTCGACGTTGCAATGACAGCGAAGAACCTCGAAGGAACCACGGTCATCACCAAGGCACCTGACGCAGATGCGTACGACAACACCTACGTGCAGAAGGCGCTCGACGCACTTAAGGCCGACGGTGTCGACACCACCGGCACGTCATTCAAACCGATCACCGTCACCCTCACCGAGGGCGGCAAGTAA
- a CDS encoding aspartate aminotransferase family protein, translating to MNLSPEDGQLAYELDRAHVFHSWSAQAALKPMVIAGGLGSTVWDFDGNELLDFSSQLVNVNIGHQHPAVVAAIQAQADILATVAPAHANLARGQAAQRILERAGSEFSKVFFTNGGADANENAMRMARLYTGRDKVLSTYRSYHGNTGSAVVATGDWRRVPNEYARAHVHFFGPFSYRSEFWSTTPEEESARALHHLERVIQAEGPSSIAAILIETIPGTAGVLVPPPGYLAGVRALADKYGIVLIFDEVMCGFGRTGGWFAFQSLSEGGEPVIPDLITFAKGVNSGYVPVGGVIIPPFIADVFDEQVFPGGLTYSGHPLAMASIVGALDAMQNEGIVDNAARVGADVIGPGLRALAEKHEAIGEVRGLGVFWALDLVADPVTREPLSLATIGVLKAKLLSLGLLPFFADNRLHVVPPCVVTDAEVARALAIYDEAFTAVFA from the coding sequence GTGAACCTCTCACCCGAAGACGGGCAGCTCGCCTACGAACTCGACCGCGCGCACGTCTTCCACTCCTGGTCTGCGCAGGCCGCACTCAAGCCCATGGTCATCGCCGGCGGGCTCGGCAGCACCGTCTGGGACTTCGACGGCAACGAACTGCTCGACTTCTCGAGCCAGCTCGTCAACGTGAACATCGGGCACCAGCATCCGGCAGTGGTCGCCGCCATCCAGGCGCAGGCCGACATTCTGGCCACGGTGGCTCCGGCACACGCCAACCTCGCCCGCGGGCAGGCGGCCCAGCGCATCCTCGAGCGAGCGGGTAGCGAGTTCAGCAAGGTCTTCTTCACCAACGGGGGAGCCGACGCGAACGAGAACGCCATGCGTATGGCGCGCCTGTACACGGGCCGCGACAAAGTGCTCTCGACCTATCGCTCGTACCACGGCAACACCGGTTCGGCCGTCGTCGCCACGGGGGACTGGCGTCGTGTGCCGAACGAGTACGCCCGCGCACACGTGCACTTCTTCGGCCCGTTCTCGTACCGTTCGGAGTTCTGGTCGACGACCCCCGAAGAAGAGTCGGCCAGGGCGCTCCATCACCTCGAGCGAGTCATTCAGGCCGAGGGCCCTTCGTCGATCGCGGCGATCCTGATCGAGACGATTCCCGGCACAGCCGGCGTGCTGGTTCCGCCGCCCGGCTACCTCGCCGGCGTACGCGCTCTTGCCGACAAATACGGCATCGTGCTGATCTTCGATGAAGTGATGTGCGGCTTCGGTCGAACCGGCGGCTGGTTCGCGTTCCAGTCGCTCAGCGAGGGGGGCGAGCCGGTGATCCCTGACCTCATCACCTTCGCCAAGGGAGTGAACTCGGGGTACGTGCCGGTGGGCGGCGTCATCATTCCGCCGTTCATCGCGGATGTCTTCGACGAGCAGGTGTTCCCGGGCGGCCTGACGTACTCCGGGCATCCACTCGCCATGGCGTCGATCGTCGGTGCACTCGACGCGATGCAGAACGAGGGCATCGTCGACAACGCGGCGCGTGTCGGGGCCGACGTGATCGGGCCGGGCCTCAGGGCGCTCGCAGAGAAGCACGAGGCGATCGGAGAGGTTCGCGGCCTCGGTGTCTTCTGGGCACTCGACCTCGTGGCCGACCCGGTGACCCGCGAGCCGCTCTCACTGGCCACGATCGGCGTTCTGAAGGCGAAACTGCTCTCGCTCGGGCTCCTGCCGTTCTTCGCCGACAATCGCCTCCACGTGGTCCCTCCGTGCGTCGTCACCGACGCCGAGGTTGCTCGCGCGCTCGCGATCTACGACGAGGCCTTCACCGCCGTGTTCGCGTAG
- a CDS encoding LysR family transcriptional regulator — translation MDVRRLELLRELAERGSITEVAKATHRTPSAVSQQLRVLEREAGLPLTEKAGRGIVLTDAGRALARSAADVAVAIERADALWDEFRHDPTGEVSLATFPTGGQMLLPGVLHRLARQSGLTLHASDRDPISEAFPELTNDFDIVIAHAPTRPPSMWLGRGLSIVHLMTEPLDVALPFGHPLDSAASVTPADLIGEQWIGVPWGYPFERTLYDISAAAGAPVNIVQRFADTRVTEALVSAGLGVAILPRYTAGGAYLTSSAMSQRISLKPLSGVRAERHIYALMRPDRAERLAVRTVVDALRAESDAITVANPTTAP, via the coding sequence ATGGACGTGCGCCGGCTCGAACTGCTTCGTGAGCTCGCCGAGCGTGGCAGCATCACCGAAGTGGCGAAGGCCACCCACCGCACCCCCTCCGCTGTCTCGCAGCAACTCCGCGTACTCGAGCGTGAGGCAGGGCTGCCGCTCACCGAGAAGGCGGGCCGCGGTATCGTGCTCACCGATGCCGGTCGTGCCCTCGCCCGAAGCGCTGCCGACGTGGCCGTAGCGATCGAACGAGCTGATGCACTGTGGGACGAGTTCCGCCACGATCCCACCGGTGAGGTCTCCCTCGCGACCTTTCCCACCGGTGGCCAGATGCTGCTTCCCGGGGTGCTGCACCGCCTGGCCCGGCAGAGCGGCCTCACACTGCACGCGAGTGATCGCGACCCCATCTCCGAGGCCTTCCCCGAGCTCACGAACGATTTCGACATCGTGATCGCCCACGCGCCGACCCGGCCGCCGTCGATGTGGCTGGGCAGGGGCCTGAGCATCGTGCACCTGATGACAGAGCCCCTCGACGTGGCACTGCCGTTCGGGCATCCGCTCGACTCTGCAGCCAGCGTCACGCCGGCCGACCTGATCGGCGAGCAGTGGATCGGCGTGCCCTGGGGGTACCCGTTCGAGCGCACCCTGTACGACATCTCTGCCGCTGCCGGCGCCCCCGTCAACATCGTGCAGCGTTTCGCTGACACCCGCGTGACAGAAGCCCTCGTCTCCGCAGGCCTCGGCGTCGCCATCCTTCCGCGGTACACCGCAGGCGGCGCCTACCTGACCTCCAGCGCCATGTCGCAGCGCATCTCCCTCAAGCCTCTCTCCGGTGTGCGTGCCGAGCGCCACATCTACGCACTCATGCGACCCGACCGGGCCGAGCGTCTCGCCGTTCGCACGGTGGTGGATGCCCTGCGAGCCGAATCCGACGCAATCACTGTGGCCAACCCGACGACCGCCCCCTGA
- a CDS encoding DUF177 domain-containing protein: protein MSKFNITPFTLNVWDLMHKPGEMRERQLDLVVPEKLGEGLVAVQTGSVLETDVRLEALHDGILVTAEVAGTASGICGRCLKDIDLPVRVEFAELFAYSRDEAFDFEVQNDHVDLEPLIRDAVVLALPFQPVCRPDCPGLDPVTGERLEDLPDRAPQQNLDSRWSALAGLLDSSESAGSEASTDLSATADTATEGETTPGGHVPETEKS from the coding sequence GTGAGCAAATTCAACATAACTCCGTTCACGCTGAACGTCTGGGACCTCATGCACAAACCCGGCGAGATGCGTGAGCGACAGCTCGACCTCGTCGTTCCTGAGAAGCTGGGCGAAGGCCTGGTAGCCGTGCAGACAGGCAGTGTTCTCGAGACAGACGTGCGCCTCGAAGCCCTGCACGATGGCATTCTGGTGACCGCTGAGGTCGCAGGAACCGCCAGTGGAATCTGCGGCAGATGCCTCAAAGACATCGATTTACCCGTTCGAGTCGAGTTTGCGGAGCTTTTCGCGTATTCTCGTGACGAAGCTTTTGATTTTGAGGTTCAGAACGACCATGTCGATCTTGAACCACTGATCAGGGATGCGGTTGTTCTCGCACTCCCGTTCCAACCGGTTTGTCGGCCGGATTGCCCAGGCCTCGACCCCGTAACGGGCGAGCGGCTGGAAGATCTGCCTGACCGGGCGCCGCAGCAGAATCTCGATTCCCGCTGGTCTGCCCTTGCCGGGCTGCTCGATTCATCAGAATCCGCGGGGTCAGAAGCTTCCACAGACTTGTCGGCCACTGCCGACACGGCCACCGAAGGCGAAACAACGCCCGGCGGCCACGTACCTGAGACAGAAAAGAGTTAG
- the rpmF gene encoding 50S ribosomal protein L32 → MAVPKRKMSRASTRMRRAQWKATAPTLVKTVENGKTTYSLPHRAKVVEDSAGTALFLEYKGRKVADI, encoded by the coding sequence ATGGCTGTACCAAAGAGGAAGATGTCGCGGGCTTCCACCCGCATGCGCCGCGCACAGTGGAAGGCCACCGCGCCGACCCTGGTCAAGACCGTCGAGAACGGCAAGACCACGTACAGCCTGCCGCACCGCGCCAAGGTTGTCGAAGACTCCGCCGGCACCGCGCTGTTCCTTGAGTACAAGGGCCGCAAAGTCGCCGACATTTGA
- the rnc gene encoding ribonuclease III — translation MTKVTKSPERSHLLATLQVEIPEELLDLALTHRSWSYEHGGVPTNERLEFLGDSILGQAVTVMLYNRYPELGEGDLAKRRASLVSTVALAGIGKSIGLGPFILLGRGEDLTGGRSKASILADTVEALIGATYLGVGADTATALVLRLVEPLIENPNTFGESMDPKTTLQELAASLGAEAPVYEVSESGPDHRKTFVATVTVSTVAAGTGAVDALATATGEGSSKKQAESAAARLAQQLLTPGA, via the coding sequence ATGACGAAAGTCACGAAGTCACCCGAGCGGTCGCACCTTTTGGCGACCCTGCAGGTCGAGATTCCCGAGGAGCTGCTCGATCTGGCGCTCACCCACCGGTCGTGGTCGTACGAGCACGGCGGGGTTCCCACCAATGAGCGCCTCGAGTTCCTCGGTGACTCCATTCTGGGGCAGGCCGTCACGGTCATGCTCTACAACCGGTACCCCGAGCTCGGCGAGGGCGACCTCGCCAAGCGGCGCGCCAGTCTCGTCTCGACGGTGGCGCTCGCTGGCATCGGCAAGTCGATCGGCCTCGGCCCGTTCATCCTTCTCGGTCGCGGCGAAGACCTGACCGGCGGCCGCAGCAAGGCGTCGATTCTCGCCGACACCGTCGAGGCTCTCATCGGTGCGACCTACCTCGGTGTCGGAGCCGACACCGCCACGGCCCTCGTGCTGCGCCTGGTCGAACCCCTCATCGAGAACCCGAACACCTTCGGCGAATCGATGGATCCGAAGACCACGCTCCAGGAGCTTGCCGCGTCGCTCGGCGCCGAAGCTCCGGTGTATGAGGTCTCCGAGAGCGGCCCCGACCACCGTAAGACCTTCGTTGCCACCGTGACCGTCTCAACAGTTGCCGCTGGTACTGGCGCTGTCGACGCCCTCGCCACGGCAACGGGCGAAGGCTCGAGCAAGAAACAGGCCGAATCGGCCGCCGCCCGCCTGGCTCAGCAACTGCTGACTCCCGGTGCCTGA
- a CDS encoding Fpg/Nei family DNA glycosylase, protein MPELPEVEVVRAGLERAVSGSIVTGVEVFEPRSLKRHSPVAGAFEEQLTGQRMLAAVRRGKFLWFPLSSGRALVTHLGMSGQVLLREPGFAEDGLLRIRLGIEHPSLGEFWVNFVDQRIFGSMAVDTMVPTSDGYPAGFSGLPGPAAGVTPGVSGAGRSEATAWANLIPSQVAHIARDPLDPAFDESAFLAKLARKSTGIKRALLDQTLVSGIGNIYADEALWAARLHYAQPTATLTKRRARLLLAEVRLVLTKALAEGGTSFDAQYVNVNGASGYFSHSLNAYGQQGKPCPRCGRPIIRESFMNRSSHFCAHCQRLQSA, encoded by the coding sequence GTGCCTGAACTCCCTGAAGTCGAAGTCGTTCGGGCCGGGCTCGAACGCGCCGTCTCCGGCTCGATCGTGACGGGAGTCGAGGTGTTCGAACCGCGCAGCCTGAAACGCCACAGCCCTGTGGCTGGTGCCTTCGAAGAACAGCTCACGGGCCAGCGGATGCTCGCCGCCGTGCGCCGCGGAAAGTTCCTGTGGTTCCCCCTGTCCTCGGGCCGCGCCCTGGTCACCCACCTCGGCATGAGCGGGCAAGTGTTGCTGCGCGAGCCGGGGTTCGCCGAAGACGGACTGCTGCGCATCAGGCTGGGGATCGAGCATCCGTCGCTCGGAGAGTTCTGGGTGAACTTCGTCGACCAGCGCATCTTCGGCTCCATGGCGGTCGACACCATGGTTCCCACCAGTGATGGCTACCCCGCGGGCTTCTCCGGGTTGCCGGGCCCGGCCGCGGGAGTCACGCCAGGCGTGTCTGGAGCGGGCCGCTCCGAAGCCACTGCCTGGGCGAATCTCATCCCCTCGCAGGTCGCCCACATCGCCCGTGACCCACTCGACCCCGCCTTCGACGAGTCTGCCTTTCTCGCGAAACTCGCGCGAAAGTCGACGGGAATCAAGCGTGCACTCCTCGACCAGACGCTGGTCAGCGGCATCGGCAACATCTACGCCGACGAAGCCCTCTGGGCGGCACGGCTTCACTACGCCCAGCCCACGGCGACGCTCACGAAGCGCCGGGCGCGACTGCTGCTGGCCGAGGTCCGGCTGGTTCTCACCAAGGCCCTCGCCGAGGGAGGCACGAGCTTCGACGCGCAGTACGTGAACGTCAACGGTGCTTCGGGGTACTTCTCGCACAGTCTCAACGCGTACGGCCAGCAGGGCAAGCCGTGCCCGCGGTGTGGGCGGCCGATCATCCGTGAGTCGTTCATGAATCGTTCCTCGCACTTCTGTGCCCACTGCCAGAGACTGCAATCGGCATAG
- a CDS encoding ABC transporter ATP-binding protein: protein MVGTRSRSAVQLTDLVKRYRSGNVAVNGLTLCVEPGEIIALLGPAGGGKSTVLRVIAGRESPTSGEVLIGADPADMGGTRRRGGHQCELITDAVFRNTRLAPESACRHLRDVITRALSSGPYVMMLDEPFGSLDARTRVLLREEVRRIHVELGVTMILATQHHDDALAIADRVVVMRSGSVEQIGAPEAIYREPANAFVAEFAGQVNWLPGEVRGGFVEVYGAWIPLLNPVTPPGPAFALVRPEDIVLLPSAHDEAALTGPPPRNDAVVDGVVVGSSFLGSARLTSVLLVDGTQVTVQHHPGTVPQAGDCVRLGFTGACVSVQLRNPRPQPPGADSVRV from the coding sequence ATGGTCGGTACCCGTTCGCGCTCGGCAGTCCAGCTCACCGATCTCGTCAAGCGGTATCGCTCCGGAAACGTCGCCGTCAATGGCCTGACGCTGTGCGTCGAGCCCGGTGAGATCATCGCACTGCTCGGGCCCGCCGGCGGAGGCAAGTCCACCGTGCTCCGCGTCATTGCCGGCCGCGAGAGTCCGACCAGTGGTGAAGTCTTGATCGGAGCCGACCCGGCGGACATGGGCGGAACCAGGCGCAGAGGCGGGCACCAGTGCGAACTGATCACCGACGCCGTCTTCCGTAACACCCGCCTCGCTCCCGAGAGTGCGTGCCGGCACCTGCGCGACGTCATCACACGAGCCCTGTCGTCAGGGCCTTACGTGATGATGCTCGACGAACCGTTCGGTTCACTGGATGCCCGGACTCGCGTTCTGCTGAGAGAAGAAGTCCGCCGCATCCATGTCGAACTCGGCGTCACGATGATTCTCGCCACCCAGCACCACGATGATGCGCTGGCGATTGCCGACAGGGTCGTCGTGATGCGGTCAGGCTCCGTGGAGCAGATCGGCGCACCCGAAGCGATCTACCGCGAGCCGGCCAACGCCTTCGTCGCCGAATTCGCCGGCCAGGTCAACTGGCTGCCTGGTGAGGTTCGTGGGGGATTCGTCGAAGTGTATGGAGCGTGGATCCCTCTCCTCAATCCGGTGACGCCGCCGGGGCCTGCCTTCGCGCTGGTCAGGCCGGAAGACATCGTGCTTCTCCCGTCTGCACACGATGAAGCGGCGCTCACGGGGCCGCCACCCCGAAATGACGCAGTCGTGGACGGCGTTGTCGTCGGATCGAGTTTTCTGGGCTCGGCGAGACTGACGAGCGTGCTTCTCGTCGACGGAACCCAGGTAACCGTCCAGCATCATCCGGGCACGGTGCCGCAGGCAGGCGATTGCGTGCGGCTCGGATTCACCGGCGCGTGCGTCTCCGTCCAGCTGCGGAATCCGCGGCCACAACCGCCCGGCGCGGATTCAGTTCGCGTCTGA